The following DNA comes from Verrucomicrobiales bacterium.
ATCCAATGGAGTTCAGAGTTCAGATCTCCTCCCATGTCCCACATCGCGTCCTTTGCGTCCTTTGCGTTTTAAAGTCCGGGCTCCCTCCCCCACGGCTGGAGTTTTCCTCCGTGTGGTCTGCGTGGTCCGCGGGCAACAACCTCTGTCTCCCTTCCCTCCGGAAAGCTTCGTGAGCTTCGTGCCTTTGTGAGAGGCAATCGGCCGTTCGCTTCGCGGTGTCCCCGCCACCTAAAACTTCACGGCGGTTCCGCTCGTGGTCACCATGAGCATGCCGTTCTGGGCACCGAGCACCTCGTAATCCAGGTCGATGCCCACCACGCCGTCAGCTCCCAGTTCCCGAGCCTGTCGTTCCATCTCTTCCATGGCAGCACGACGGGCGTCTCCCAACACCTTCTCGTAGGAACCCGAACGACCGCCCACGAAATCGCGGATCCCGGCAAAAATGTCCCGGAACACGTTGGCGCCAATAATCGCCTCACCAGTCACAATGCCCAAGTACTGGGTGACCGGTCGGCCTTCAATAGTCGGTGTCGTCGTTAATGTCATCACGAAGTCACAACCCACGCCCAACGCTGAAGGTTTCAAAAATCAGCAGCAGCTCGCCTCCTTGGTCGGAATGAAAATGTCGAGCCGTCGATTTTGGTGTAATGCCGGGGAGCGAATCTGTAGACACTCCATGTGGAAAGCTAGGTGGGTTCCATCACCCGGCCAATCCATCTCGAACCCATGAACCATCACCCAACCATCGGCCTGGCCTGGCGAGTCGCCGTCGCCCTACTGTTTGCAAGCCTCCTTCCTTCGAACGCGGCAGACCTGCCACCGTCAGGGACGAATCGCATCGACGGCTTCGTTCGCTTCACCAACGCCGACAGCGAAATCCGCGAACGCCTCGGCCCTCCCGGAAATGAAGGCATGTCCGACCTGGTCATCTTTGCCTACACCGAAGCGCCTCAGGCGTTGACGTCCACGAAATACTTCAGCAACACGGATCCGCTGAGCGAGCCCTACAGCCTGACCATCGCTGCCAACGATGTCCCACTCACCTACCAAGTCTATGCCGCACTCTCGCTCGACTCACAGACCGAGGAATACTGGACGTCACCCCGACCCAGCAGCCCGCTGATGAGCAATTCTCCTCCCGCAACGGTCGATCTCGACGAGTGCGTTGCCTTACTCGAAATCCGCTATGTCGACGCTGCGGGCACGCCAGTGGCCGCCCTCGGTGGTCGCGCCTTGGTCGTGGAAACCGGGCCGCCTTACTCCTGGCGCGCCCGCTATCTCTCCCAGCCGCCGGGACGAACCAGCAACTTTCTCGTGGTTCCCAGCGGGGTCGAACTGGAGGTGGCGGTGGAGGTCGATCTCGGCACTGACCTCTATCTCGACCGGATCACCTACTCCGAACGTCACGTGGTCACGTATGCGTGCGATGAGAAACCAGTGCTGACCATGACGCTCCCCGACACCGGTGCGTTAGGAAAACTGGTGGGCAACGTCAATATGGTGGGCGAAATCGAGCTACCCACCGATGGCTATGAAGAGCTGCTCGGGCGCCCCGTGGTCAAAGGCGCCGGTCCATCCGGCAACCAGCGCTATGCCAGCCTGAGTGCCGAATATCCGGGTCCCGACAGCACCCGAGCTTTTAGCCTGGAAAACCTCGTGCCCTCCGCCGTTGGCAAGAATTGGAACCTCTGGACTGAAATGCACCTTGGACAAGGCTATCGCTTTGAATCGTTCCGTTCCCCCGGCCTCGGGGAAGGAGAATCCAACGCAGGCGCAGTGGTGGATCCGGGAGCAACCACCGACATCGGTGATGCCTTTGTCATGACTCCAGCTTGGTTGACCGGAACCATCACACTGACCGGACCGCCCGAGCTGCCAGGCATCCAGTCGGGACTACGCGGACTGGTGCGTTCCTCCGACTACGACGCCGACACTGACAACATTCCCGATGCCGTCGGCGCGACCGGCATCAACGGCAGCTATGTGGTGGTCAAGGGGGTGGATGAACTGGCCCGCGGCTCGACTTACACCACCGCCGGAGGCCAAGCTGCTGCATCCTTCGAAGGTGCCTTCAACCCTCTGACGTCGACGTTCGAGGGAGACTACGAAGCCATCGTGGGCATGATTTATGATCAGCCAGGAATTTGGGCCATGGAGGGAATCAACCTTCGAATCGCTCACCCAGGCACCAACGGTGCTCCTTTCGTAGAACAGTTGCTCTACATCACGGAAGCCGATCCGTGGCGTGGCCTTCTGACACCCGGTGATCGTCAGGTTAATCCTCTGAACTACAACCTGGCGGAAGTCTGCCTGCGCATCCAATCGCCCGTGAAGTTCTACTATCCCCGGGTGATCAACAGCTACGGGGGCATCACCAATCTCGACTCTCACAACGTCTTCCGGTCTTACCAAGCAATCCTCAGCAATGCGTCGGGACAACCCTACTACGCCA
Coding sequences within:
- a CDS encoding heavy metal-binding domain-containing protein; its protein translation is MTLTTTPTIEGRPVTQYLGIVTGEAIIGANVFRDIFAGIRDFVGGRSGSYEKVLGDARRAAMEEMERQARELGADGVVGIDLDYEVLGAQNGMLMVTTSGTAVKF
- a CDS encoding HYR domain-containing protein encodes the protein MNHHPTIGLAWRVAVALLFASLLPSNAADLPPSGTNRIDGFVRFTNADSEIRERLGPPGNEGMSDLVIFAYTEAPQALTSTKYFSNTDPLSEPYSLTIAANDVPLTYQVYAALSLDSQTEEYWTSPRPSSPLMSNSPPATVDLDECVALLEIRYVDAAGTPVAALGGRALVVETGPPYSWRARYLSQPPGRTSNFLVVPSGVELEVAVEVDLGTDLYLDRITYSERHVVTYACDEKPVLTMTLPDTGALGKLVGNVNMVGEIELPTDGYEELLGRPVVKGAGPSGNQRYASLSAEYPGPDSTRAFSLENLVPSAVGKNWNLWTEMHLGQGYRFESFRSPGLGEGESNAGAVVDPGATTDIGDAFVMTPAWLTGTITLTGPPELPGIQSGLRGLVRSSDYDADTDNIPDAVGATGINGSYVVVKGVDELARGSTYTTAGGQAAASFEGAFNPLTSTFEGDYEAIVGMIYDQPGIWAMEGINLRIAHPGTNGAPFVEQLLYITEADPWRGLLTPGDRQVNPLNYNLAEVCLRIQSPVKFYYPRVINSYGGITNLDSHNVFRSYQAILSNASGQPYYASEATNEAVITFYVPEGSYTLQPAITTVDPDGNVSEVALPHLAISVIAGERYCLVDCLTLAITPPMCTTNFGFLASAEAQSCDGTLTNLSLTATSLKDPTVRLGYSDIRILVGSRTNLQTANGLFPEFDGFDKSLYEDILYTAVAMDANGRTATRQIVAHYDFTAPTIVCPADIDVTSPDGAGVVVNFETTATDDRPEPVLIRCDPPSGSVFPLGTTLVTCYASDLCQNTNTCSFQVTVSPPGGETCLLRIESVDGSPTQLQITWDCTGVLQSSLSVDGPWTDVIDSVSPHLVDATEPERYYRVVAPTP